In Sphingobacterium zeae, one genomic interval encodes:
- the gltB gene encoding glutamate synthase large subunit — protein MIEQRPKTEGLYDPNFEHDACGVGFVAHIKGNKSHAQVKDALTMLENMEHRGACGCDPESGDGAGIMIQLPHEFLWEECISLGIQLEEPGYYGTGMVFLPKEEGMNKICRDLIEEAAVERGMKFLGYRPVPVNREGIGPTALSAEPEIVQFFVSRPDGVSNTEEFERKLFVLRRLIIQKVKQQQEYPLPLYFASLSCKTIIYKGQLTTYQVGTYYLDLRDPRVVSAFGLVHSRFSTNTFPSWSLAQPFRMLAHNGEINTLTGNLNWFYAGMRALSSPYFTEEEMEILLPVVDRGQSDSACLDNVAELLLHSGRSLTHVMLMLVPEAWDGNTQMDPLKRAFYEYHATLMEPWDGPAALCFTDGKHIGATLDRNGLRPLRYAVTSDDRVVVASEAGALPIDESTIIKKGRQQAGKIFLVDMEQGRILTDKEVKDQLINQQPYSDWLDNYKIKLEELEEPRVTYTYLSKDSVFKYQKTFGFSREDLETILTPMALTGYEPTGSMGSDVPLAILSDQPQHISSYFKQFFAQVTNPPIDPIRERLVMSLATFIGNAGNILIEDKKFCHCVTLPHPILTSKELEKLRSIDTGLFQAKTIQSYFRSDGKPGALEAGLERLCRYADDAVRDGFEVLILSDRAIDSKHAAIPSLLAVSAVHHHLIKTGNRGAVGLVVEAGDAWEVHHFACLLAFGATAINPYMALASIRTMKEQNTLDTELTWPELSKNYVKAVNNGLLKIFSKMGISTLQSYHGAQIFEVLGIDKSVVDKFFCGAVSRIGGMTLDDLAKEALSKHWRGFEKSRTPQNLLPEGGIYQWKRRGEGHLWNPDTIHLLQQACRTGDYATYKKYAQKINEQKEHMFTLRGLLDFAKHRNSIPLEQVEPASEILKRFATGAMSFGSISHEAHSTLAIAMNRIGAKSNTGEGGEDELRYKPLPNGDSMRSAIKQVASARFGVTSNYLTQADELQIKMAQGAKPGEGGQLPGPKVDAWIAKTRHSTPGVGLISPPPHHDIYSIEDLAQLIFDLKNANRQARINVKLVSKAGVGTIAAGVAKAHADVILIAGFDGGTGASPISSIKHAGLPWELGLAEAHQTLVKNKLRSRVVLQADGQVKTGRDIIIATLLGAEEWGVSTAALVAGGCIMMRKCHLNTCPVGVATQDPELRKLFSGKPEDIVNLFTFLAEEVRETMAYLGFRTINEMVGRAQFLKKRENIDHWKAKKIDFTDILHVERNEPGQSLYNTEEQDHGMAMILDWGLLKQSKLALESKTPVFGTFKVKNTDRTIGTMLSNEISKLYGSEGLPDNTINFKFEGSAGQSFGAFSTKGLSFELQGEANDYVGKGLSGAQLAIYPVAESALVPEDNIIIGNVALFGATSGHLFVNGQAGERFAVRNSGATAVVEGVGDHGCEYMTGGRALILGATGRNFAAGMSGGIAWIYDINEDFRDNCNQEMVDLDPLESEDETAIIALLKRHILLTNSRRADFILQNWSREKNKFIKVFPREYKNVIRQKLVEA, from the coding sequence ATGATCGAACAAAGACCGAAAACGGAGGGCCTTTACGACCCTAATTTTGAGCATGACGCCTGTGGGGTAGGCTTTGTTGCCCATATCAAAGGGAATAAATCACACGCACAAGTAAAAGATGCATTGACCATGCTGGAGAATATGGAGCACCGGGGTGCATGCGGTTGTGATCCAGAAAGTGGTGACGGAGCAGGTATCATGATCCAACTTCCGCATGAATTTTTATGGGAAGAATGTATCAGCTTAGGTATACAATTGGAGGAGCCAGGTTATTATGGCACAGGTATGGTTTTTCTTCCTAAAGAAGAAGGCATGAACAAAATATGTCGGGATTTAATTGAAGAAGCGGCAGTAGAAAGAGGTATGAAATTCCTTGGTTACCGTCCAGTACCTGTCAATCGTGAAGGTATTGGACCAACAGCGCTCAGTGCGGAACCCGAGATTGTCCAATTTTTTGTCAGCAGACCGGACGGCGTTTCAAACACTGAAGAATTTGAACGCAAGCTTTTTGTCCTACGTCGCCTGATCATCCAAAAAGTTAAACAACAACAAGAATACCCTCTCCCGCTTTACTTTGCATCCCTTTCTTGCAAAACAATTATTTACAAAGGCCAATTAACAACATACCAGGTCGGAACCTATTATCTCGATTTACGCGATCCTCGTGTAGTATCTGCTTTCGGATTAGTTCACTCTCGTTTTTCAACCAATACATTCCCTTCATGGTCACTCGCACAACCTTTCCGTATGCTGGCACACAATGGCGAGATAAACACCCTGACAGGTAACCTCAATTGGTTTTACGCAGGCATGCGTGCATTGTCGTCGCCTTACTTCACAGAAGAGGAAATGGAAATCTTGCTTCCTGTTGTAGACCGTGGTCAATCAGACTCTGCATGTCTCGATAATGTTGCCGAATTGCTTTTACATAGCGGTCGTAGCCTCACCCATGTCATGTTAATGCTGGTTCCTGAAGCTTGGGATGGCAATACACAAATGGATCCGTTAAAACGTGCTTTTTACGAATATCACGCCACATTAATGGAACCTTGGGATGGTCCTGCAGCGCTTTGTTTTACCGATGGTAAACACATTGGGGCTACACTAGACCGTAACGGACTACGCCCGCTGCGCTATGCCGTCACTTCTGACGACCGCGTGGTTGTTGCTTCTGAAGCTGGTGCACTGCCGATCGACGAATCTACCATCATCAAAAAAGGCCGCCAACAAGCAGGTAAGATTTTTCTTGTCGACATGGAGCAAGGCCGTATCCTTACCGATAAAGAAGTAAAAGATCAATTGATCAATCAACAACCCTACAGCGATTGGTTGGACAATTACAAAATCAAGCTGGAAGAATTGGAAGAACCCCGTGTAACCTACACCTATCTTTCCAAAGATTCCGTTTTCAAATATCAAAAAACATTTGGTTTCTCCCGAGAGGATTTGGAAACCATCCTGACCCCAATGGCGTTGACAGGATACGAACCGACAGGTTCCATGGGGTCCGATGTTCCGCTGGCCATTCTTTCCGATCAACCACAGCATATCTCAAGTTATTTTAAGCAATTCTTTGCCCAAGTAACCAATCCACCAATTGATCCGATTCGCGAACGTTTGGTCATGAGTTTAGCAACATTTATCGGTAACGCAGGAAATATCCTAATCGAAGACAAGAAATTCTGTCACTGCGTAACCTTACCGCATCCGATCTTGACCTCCAAAGAACTGGAGAAATTACGTTCGATCGATACCGGGTTATTTCAGGCGAAAACCATTCAGTCTTACTTCCGCTCGGATGGCAAACCTGGGGCGTTAGAAGCAGGTTTAGAGCGCCTGTGTCGCTATGCGGATGATGCTGTCCGTGATGGTTTTGAAGTCTTAATCCTTTCGGATCGCGCAATCGACTCCAAACACGCTGCGATCCCCTCTTTACTCGCTGTATCAGCTGTACATCACCACTTGATCAAAACAGGTAACCGTGGTGCAGTTGGATTAGTGGTCGAAGCCGGTGATGCTTGGGAAGTGCACCATTTTGCCTGCCTATTGGCGTTCGGTGCAACAGCGATCAACCCTTATATGGCACTGGCAAGCATCCGTACCATGAAGGAACAAAACACGTTGGATACCGAACTAACTTGGCCGGAACTATCCAAAAATTACGTCAAAGCCGTTAACAATGGTTTGTTGAAGATTTTCTCCAAAATGGGGATCTCCACATTGCAATCCTACCACGGAGCACAGATCTTCGAGGTACTCGGCATCGACAAATCCGTCGTTGATAAATTTTTCTGCGGAGCAGTCTCACGTATCGGTGGCATGACATTAGATGATCTTGCCAAAGAAGCCCTTTCAAAACACTGGCGTGGATTCGAAAAAAGCCGTACCCCACAAAATCTATTGCCAGAAGGTGGTATTTACCAATGGAAACGCCGCGGTGAAGGGCACCTTTGGAATCCAGACACCATCCACCTCTTACAACAGGCCTGTCGCACTGGAGACTATGCGACCTATAAAAAATACGCGCAGAAAATCAATGAGCAAAAAGAACACATGTTTACCCTTCGTGGATTACTGGACTTTGCAAAACATCGCAATTCTATTCCATTGGAGCAAGTAGAACCTGCTAGTGAAATTCTAAAACGTTTCGCAACCGGCGCGATGTCCTTTGGATCAATTTCCCACGAAGCGCATAGCACCCTTGCCATCGCCATGAACCGTATCGGAGCAAAATCCAATACCGGTGAAGGTGGAGAGGATGAACTGCGTTATAAACCCCTCCCAAATGGAGATTCCATGCGTTCGGCAATAAAACAGGTGGCTTCGGCTCGTTTCGGGGTAACTTCAAACTATCTGACACAAGCGGACGAACTACAAATCAAAATGGCCCAAGGTGCCAAACCAGGTGAAGGTGGTCAATTACCAGGCCCCAAAGTGGATGCCTGGATCGCGAAAACGCGGCATTCAACACCCGGTGTAGGGCTAATCTCACCACCACCCCATCACGATATTTACTCCATCGAAGATTTAGCCCAGCTGATCTTTGACCTAAAAAATGCTAACCGTCAAGCAAGAATCAACGTAAAATTGGTCTCTAAAGCTGGTGTTGGTACCATTGCTGCAGGAGTTGCAAAAGCCCATGCCGACGTCATTCTCATTGCAGGTTTTGATGGTGGTACAGGTGCATCTCCAATCAGTTCAATCAAGCATGCTGGACTACCTTGGGAATTAGGCCTTGCAGAAGCGCATCAAACACTTGTTAAAAACAAATTGCGCAGCCGCGTCGTATTACAAGCGGACGGCCAGGTAAAAACAGGTCGCGACATCATCATCGCTACACTATTGGGCGCTGAGGAATGGGGCGTATCGACAGCAGCATTGGTTGCCGGCGGCTGTATCATGATGCGTAAATGCCATCTTAATACATGTCCCGTAGGTGTTGCAACCCAAGATCCAGAACTGCGTAAATTATTCTCTGGAAAACCAGAAGATATTGTCAACTTATTTACCTTCCTTGCAGAGGAGGTCCGTGAAACAATGGCTTATCTAGGCTTCCGCACCATCAACGAAATGGTGGGACGAGCCCAGTTCTTAAAAAAACGTGAAAATATAGATCATTGGAAAGCAAAGAAAATTGACTTTACCGACATCTTGCACGTGGAACGCAACGAGCCAGGACAATCACTATACAATACCGAAGAGCAGGATCACGGTATGGCCATGATCTTGGATTGGGGCTTATTAAAACAGTCTAAATTAGCTCTTGAGAGCAAAACTCCTGTGTTTGGCACCTTTAAAGTCAAAAATACAGACCGTACGATCGGAACAATGTTGTCCAATGAAATTTCAAAACTCTACGGTTCTGAAGGCCTGCCTGATAATACCATCAATTTCAAATTTGAAGGTTCGGCCGGACAAAGTTTCGGTGCATTTTCAACAAAGGGTCTTTCATTTGAATTACAAGGTGAAGCCAACGATTATGTTGGAAAAGGGCTATCAGGAGCTCAGCTAGCCATCTATCCAGTTGCAGAAAGTGCTCTCGTACCGGAAGATAATATCATTATCGGAAACGTTGCACTATTTGGAGCAACATCCGGACATCTATTCGTCAACGGACAGGCCGGCGAACGCTTCGCTGTACGTAACTCGGGTGCAACAGCTGTAGTTGAGGGTGTTGGTGACCATGGCTGTGAGTACATGACTGGAGGTCGTGCACTGATCTTAGGGGCAACGGGGCGTAACTTTGCTGCCGGAATGAGCGGCGGTATCGCGTGGATCTACGACATTAACGAAGATTTCCGCGACAATTGTAATCAAGAAATGGTTGACTTAGATCCATTGGAAAGTGAAGACGAAACCGCAATTATTGCGTTGTTAAAACGTCATATCTTGCTTACCAATAGTCGCAGGGCAGATTTTATTTTACAAAACTGGTCAAGAGAAAAAAATAAATTCATTAAGGTATTCCCAAGAGAATACAAAAATGTCATTCGTCAAAAATTAGTTGAAGCATAA
- a CDS encoding glutamate synthase subunit beta has translation MGKITGFKEFERVLPTKEAVEARVQHFKEFNKGYSENELNKQAARCMDCGIPFCHSGCPLGNVIPEFNDAVYDGKWEEAYQILSSTNNFPEFTGRICPAPCESACVLGIHSTPITIEEIEKHIIEIAFKKGYVKAHKSYLKTGKRVAVIGSGPAGLAAAAQLNKAGHDVVVFERDDQVGGLLRYGIPDFKLEKSVIDRRINLMKESGIEFKVNTEVGKDTSIYELKAYDAIVLATGSTVPWHMQLPGHDAKGIHFAMDFLTQQNKEVSGMTIEQDRILATDKHVVVIGDGDTGSDCIGTSNRHRAKSITQIARKPTPSKERLKSNPWPMDKLTFGTSSSQEEGCERLWATETQEFVQDENGHIKGVKIKEVQYEVDEFGKRTRLGESEIREIPADLVLLAIGYQHTEHTLLEQLGVRVDEKGNILANDKDYQTTIDNIFTAGDCRKGQSLVVWAISEGRECARKVDEYLMGYSELESKDFLTTINA, from the coding sequence ATGGGAAAAATTACAGGTTTTAAAGAATTTGAGCGCGTGCTTCCAACAAAAGAAGCTGTCGAAGCACGCGTACAACACTTCAAGGAATTTAACAAAGGTTATTCTGAGAACGAACTTAATAAGCAGGCTGCGCGCTGTATGGACTGCGGTATTCCATTCTGTCACTCAGGCTGTCCATTGGGCAATGTTATCCCTGAATTTAATGATGCTGTATACGATGGAAAATGGGAAGAGGCCTATCAGATTTTATCCTCCACCAATAACTTCCCTGAATTTACAGGCAGAATATGTCCGGCACCATGCGAATCGGCCTGTGTACTGGGTATACATAGTACTCCGATCACTATTGAAGAGATTGAGAAACATATTATTGAGATCGCTTTCAAAAAAGGCTATGTCAAAGCGCACAAAAGTTATTTAAAAACAGGCAAACGCGTTGCTGTGATCGGCTCTGGTCCTGCAGGACTCGCCGCTGCAGCACAGCTTAACAAAGCAGGACACGATGTTGTCGTCTTCGAACGTGATGATCAGGTCGGAGGATTACTACGCTACGGTATTCCAGATTTTAAATTAGAAAAATCAGTGATTGATCGTCGTATCAACCTCATGAAAGAATCTGGAATCGAATTCAAGGTGAATACAGAAGTTGGCAAAGATACAAGTATTTACGAACTAAAAGCTTATGACGCTATTGTATTGGCAACAGGCTCTACCGTTCCATGGCACATGCAATTACCGGGACATGATGCCAAAGGTATCCATTTTGCCATGGACTTTTTGACCCAACAAAATAAAGAAGTAAGCGGAATGACGATCGAACAGGACCGAATCCTGGCAACAGACAAACATGTTGTCGTCATCGGCGACGGTGACACTGGATCAGACTGTATCGGCACATCCAACCGGCACCGTGCAAAAAGTATCACACAGATTGCCCGTAAACCAACGCCATCTAAAGAAAGGCTAAAGAGTAATCCCTGGCCAATGGATAAGCTTACATTTGGTACATCCTCTTCGCAGGAAGAAGGCTGTGAAAGACTTTGGGCTACAGAAACCCAGGAATTTGTCCAAGACGAAAATGGTCATATTAAGGGAGTAAAAATCAAGGAAGTTCAATACGAAGTTGATGAATTTGGAAAAAGAACCCGCTTAGGAGAATCCGAGATCCGTGAAATACCGGCAGACCTCGTATTACTGGCTATTGGTTATCAACATACTGAACATACGCTCTTAGAACAGTTAGGTGTTCGTGTAGATGAAAAAGGAAATATCCTTGCAAATGACAAAGACTACCAAACGACAATTGATAATATCTTTACAGCCGGAGACTGCCGTAAAGGCCAATCGCTTGTTGTTTGGGCCATCTCTGAAGGACGCGAATGTGCTCGAAAAGTCGATGAATACCTAATGGGTTATTCAGAGCTTGAAAGCAAAGACTTCCTGACCACAATAAATGCTTAA
- a CDS encoding esterase-like activity of phytase family protein, whose translation MKKIYSVLALALLCASCSKDDVSQIIDPIVELTYPQKAIATDPKVLSDINGVKVYNGGYGSSMVQDPTDKSIFYLLTDRGPNIDGTESDSKVFASPTFAPQIGKFRLKDNTLTLESVIELKNKDGVKLNGLPNPEGKGGSGEKALGVDGKDLGKSEDGIDSEGLARAADGSWWVSDEYGPHIVHFDVSGKEIERINPWSTGKKLPLVFAKRRPNRGMEGLTLTPDGKTLVGIMQFPLYNPSKDAIKNSLAIRIVTLDIASGTTKQYVYMMERTDLQAVSEIAAVSNSTFIVLERDGEYATEATRSTVFKRIYKIDLSGATDISDANNTANGKLFDGKTVEELKDAATLAKYNIKPVNKTLVADLMTDIKELYPHDKAEGLAVINPSLIAVCNDDDFGVTGKGFYESKILPYIKTVDKNSIYFVKLKDPLK comes from the coding sequence ATGAAAAAAATATACAGTGTATTGGCGTTGGCCCTATTATGTGCTTCATGTAGTAAAGATGATGTGTCGCAGATTATTGACCCGATTGTGGAATTGACCTATCCCCAAAAGGCAATAGCAACAGATCCAAAAGTATTAAGTGATATTAATGGTGTAAAAGTGTATAATGGAGGCTATGGGTCATCGATGGTTCAAGATCCTACTGATAAATCCATATTTTATCTTTTAACTGATCGGGGACCGAATATTGATGGAACTGAAAGTGATAGCAAAGTATTTGCTTCGCCAACATTTGCACCACAGATCGGTAAATTTAGGTTAAAGGATAATACACTAACATTGGAGTCTGTTATCGAATTAAAAAATAAAGATGGCGTGAAATTGAATGGTCTGCCAAATCCTGAAGGAAAGGGTGGTTCTGGGGAAAAAGCATTGGGTGTTGATGGTAAAGATCTAGGGAAAAGTGAGGATGGAATCGATTCCGAGGGACTAGCAAGGGCTGCGGATGGTTCTTGGTGGGTCAGTGACGAATATGGACCACATATTGTTCATTTTGACGTTTCGGGAAAAGAAATCGAACGGATTAATCCATGGTCTACGGGTAAAAAGTTGCCTTTGGTATTTGCCAAACGTCGTCCTAATCGCGGAATGGAAGGATTGACGCTTACACCAGATGGTAAAACACTGGTCGGAATTATGCAATTTCCACTGTATAATCCATCTAAAGATGCGATTAAAAATTCATTGGCAATCCGTATTGTTACGCTGGATATTGCGAGCGGCACCACGAAACAATATGTCTATATGATGGAGCGTACCGATTTGCAGGCTGTGAGTGAAATCGCTGCCGTGAGCAATTCAACATTTATTGTCTTGGAACGTGATGGGGAATACGCGACAGAAGCAACTCGTTCTACTGTATTTAAGAGAATTTATAAAATAGATCTTTCTGGCGCAACAGATATCTCAGATGCGAATAATACCGCAAACGGGAAATTATTTGACGGTAAAACTGTCGAGGAACTCAAAGACGCGGCTACATTGGCTAAATATAATATTAAACCAGTCAATAAAACGTTGGTAGCCGATTTAATGACTGACATCAAGGAATTGTATCCGCATGATAAAGCAGAAGGCTTGGCTGTTATTAATCCATCCCTGATTGCGGTATGTAATGATGATGATTTTGGGGTAACCGGAAAAGGTTTCTATGAGTCGAAAATATTACCTTACATAAAGACTGTAGATAAAAACAGCATTTATTTTGTTAAACTTAAGGACCCACTGAAATAG
- a CDS encoding VIT domain-containing protein, with the protein MKKIIIALFIILVFSNVDTKSQIRTTREIPSLKIKNDDGRQDNVVLADLKVEVAIFGNIAKTTMTMVFENKTNRDLEGELTFPMPEGVSVSGYALDINGKLRQAVPVDKNKGTEVFESIETRRIDPGLLEKVEGNNFRTRIYPLPANGKRTIQISYSENLITESDQARYYYLPLTYTAAIRNFALDIHVFQDSHKPDFTEKPDGSLAFSKHNNNYTASLRKQHFQSKRNLVILLPTDSKESLGLFQTNHDKTFYFLANASINSVKPTQKKWDENIGIIWDRSLSGKNRDIEKELALLDLFFKENPNMRVEMGLLDIQFVKGPTFQVKQGNWDELKSYIKRMDYDGGTDYSQLKTGVIQASDYLLFTDGLSTFGQSEMSLENPVYCITSSSGSDYGILKEIAQKHTGKMINLTNVSINQAYHNLNTIDLLYLGIKEHNDFDEVYPKKGTPIQANFSIAGIGKHLGLKQLTLLVGDGQHTPKEVSIALHQDHGEIDLQQIWAQKKIEALDFQYDNNREEIETLGKQFGIVTRNTSLIVLETVEDYVRYAITPPAELLPQFNALKKEHAIERAERVANLLDKAENSAEQLRSWWNTEFRAKKKYPQRDTPIEPTDYMAVEEIATGVVPVTPIPSRASAISVATARVEQLRSSDATSEKRISVVGNSNTAKAATSELAMATASDDVLQESVVVQSLEEPVAGVTAGNSINNIRGKISIPDIKEDKAYLKELDQSNDPYKSYLQLRNQYMGTPTFYFDVANFFYKRGNKQKALLILSALADLQIENADLYKTISYKLREWGDYDNALFITAKVLKWRPMDPQSHRDYALVLQDKGMFKEALKQLYGILTQSYSPEAADRDEGIEETLVMEINNLIKANKSAGSTLGVDKKLIADLPVDIRVVINWNSQNTDIDLWVTDPNQEKCFYSNPATAIGGRLSNDFTGGYGPEQFLLKKALKGTYKIEVDFYNDNSLTLAGPAAVMAEIYTYYSSGKQERKIVTIYLDRDKERNVGVGEFSFQ; encoded by the coding sequence ATGAAAAAGATCATAATTGCCCTTTTCATAATTTTGGTATTTTCCAATGTGGATACGAAATCTCAGATCAGAACTACAAGAGAGATACCGAGTTTAAAAATTAAAAACGACGATGGTCGGCAAGACAACGTAGTGTTGGCAGACCTCAAAGTAGAGGTTGCCATCTTCGGAAATATCGCCAAAACGACGATGACAATGGTGTTTGAAAATAAAACCAATCGCGATCTCGAGGGCGAACTGACATTCCCTATGCCCGAAGGTGTCTCCGTGAGCGGCTACGCCTTAGATATCAACGGCAAATTACGACAAGCAGTTCCAGTCGATAAGAATAAAGGAACCGAAGTATTTGAAAGTATAGAAACACGCCGCATTGATCCGGGTTTATTGGAAAAAGTCGAAGGAAATAATTTCCGAACTCGAATTTACCCTTTACCAGCGAATGGTAAACGGACTATTCAGATCAGTTATTCCGAAAATCTAATTACGGAATCCGATCAGGCACGTTATTACTATTTGCCGTTAACTTACACCGCTGCCATTCGTAACTTTGCCTTAGATATTCATGTCTTTCAGGACAGCCATAAACCAGATTTCACAGAAAAACCAGATGGTTCTCTAGCATTCTCCAAACACAACAACAACTACACAGCTTCTTTACGTAAACAACATTTTCAATCCAAACGGAATCTGGTCATTCTACTGCCAACAGACAGCAAAGAGTCATTGGGCTTATTTCAAACAAATCATGATAAGACTTTTTATTTTCTAGCCAATGCAAGCATCAATTCAGTGAAACCTACTCAGAAAAAATGGGACGAAAATATAGGAATTATTTGGGATCGTTCACTGAGTGGTAAAAATAGAGATATCGAAAAGGAACTTGCCTTATTAGATCTCTTTTTTAAAGAGAACCCTAACATGCGTGTTGAAATGGGCCTATTGGATATTCAATTCGTAAAAGGGCCGACGTTTCAAGTTAAACAAGGTAACTGGGATGAGCTTAAAAGTTACATCAAACGAATGGATTACGATGGCGGTACAGATTATAGTCAACTAAAGACCGGTGTAATACAGGCCAGCGATTACCTGCTGTTTACCGACGGACTTTCCACATTTGGCCAAAGTGAAATGAGCCTCGAAAATCCCGTTTATTGCATTACTTCGTCCAGTGGATCCGACTACGGTATCCTAAAAGAGATTGCTCAGAAACATACCGGAAAGATGATCAATTTGACCAATGTTTCCATAAATCAAGCCTACCACAATCTAAATACGATCGATCTTCTTTACTTGGGAATAAAGGAGCACAATGATTTCGATGAAGTTTACCCTAAGAAAGGAACCCCTATACAAGCCAATTTTTCTATTGCTGGAATAGGAAAACACCTAGGATTGAAGCAGCTCACATTACTTGTAGGAGATGGACAACATACCCCAAAAGAAGTAAGCATAGCGCTGCATCAAGATCATGGTGAAATTGACCTGCAGCAGATCTGGGCACAAAAGAAAATCGAAGCATTGGACTTTCAATACGACAATAATCGTGAGGAAATAGAAACCCTGGGTAAACAGTTCGGAATCGTGACGCGAAATACCAGCCTGATTGTACTGGAAACTGTAGAAGATTACGTACGTTATGCAATAACACCTCCAGCAGAGTTACTTCCGCAATTTAATGCACTCAAAAAAGAACATGCTATCGAACGTGCAGAGCGTGTAGCAAATCTCTTAGATAAGGCCGAAAATAGTGCAGAACAACTTCGCTCCTGGTGGAATACAGAATTCCGGGCAAAAAAGAAATATCCACAACGGGACACGCCAATTGAGCCCACAGACTATATGGCTGTCGAAGAGATCGCCACCGGAGTTGTTCCTGTTACACCTATTCCGTCACGTGCTTCAGCCATTTCTGTCGCGACAGCACGAGTCGAACAATTGAGATCATCAGATGCTACCAGCGAAAAAAGAATCTCAGTCGTTGGCAATTCAAATACCGCCAAGGCCGCAACAAGCGAATTAGCAATGGCGACTGCATCCGACGACGTTCTTCAGGAATCCGTTGTTGTTCAATCTTTGGAAGAACCTGTAGCGGGCGTAACAGCGGGTAACAGCATCAACAACATCCGTGGAAAAATCAGCATACCCGACATTAAAGAAGATAAGGCCTATCTTAAAGAACTCGATCAATCCAATGATCCCTACAAAAGCTACCTCCAACTTCGGAACCAATACATGGGAACACCAACTTTCTATTTTGATGTCGCAAATTTCTTCTATAAAAGAGGAAATAAACAAAAAGCCTTATTAATCCTAAGCGCACTGGCTGACTTGCAGATCGAAAATGCCGATCTCTATAAAACCATTTCATACAAACTGCGCGAATGGGGAGATTACGACAATGCACTATTCATTACAGCTAAGGTATTAAAATGGCGTCCTATGGATCCTCAAAGTCACCGAGATTATGCCCTTGTGCTACAGGACAAAGGGATGTTCAAAGAAGCATTGAAACAATTGTATGGTATTTTAACGCAGAGCTACTCGCCCGAGGCAGCCGATCGCGATGAGGGCATCGAAGAAACATTGGTTATGGAAATCAATAATCTCATTAAGGCAAACAAATCGGCAGGCTCCACCCTAGGAGTGGACAAAAAATTGATTGCAGACCTACCGGTTGACATTCGAGTTGTTATCAACTGGAATTCGCAAAACACGGATATCGACCTTTGGGTAACTGATCCAAATCAAGAAAAATGCTTTTATAGTAATCCTGCCACAGCCATTGGAGGAAGACTCAGCAATGACTTCACCGGAGGATATGGACCAGAACAATTTTTATTGAAAAAAGCATTGAAGGGAACATACAAAATTGAGGTAGATTTCTATAATGACAATTCACTCACGCTAGCTGGTCCTGCAGCAGTCATGGCTGAAATCTACACCTACTATAGCAGTGGAAAGCAGGAACGAAAAATTGTTACGATTTATCTTGACCGTGATAAAGAGCGCAATGTAGGGGTTGGTGAATTTTCATTCCAATAG